A genomic stretch from Nitrobacter winogradskyi Nb-255 includes:
- the rocD gene encoding ornithine--oxo-acid transaminase, whose amino-acid sequence MDGSVQLEMRYGASNYAPLPVTIVRGKGVYLWDDGGRRYVDMMGAYSAASFGHSHPRLVQALTDQARQLDTVSRAYFNDRLGVFLARACRLTGMDLALPMNSGAEAVETALKAARKWAYKVKGVPDGRAEIIVCDGNFHGRTIAIVGFSSVAQYRDGFGPFPPGFRSVPFGDAAALRAAITPNTAAFLVEPIQGEGGIIVPPSGYLAEVAHICREHDVLLICDEIQSGLGRTGKLLACQHDGVTPDAVTLGKALGGGLLPVSLFLARREVMRVFSPGDHGSTFGGNPIAAAVGLAALDTLIEEGLVERSARLGAHLLARLRAIENPVIREVRGCGLFAGVELDRDSASAATVATQLLRAGVLTKDTHRNTIRFAPPLIIEETQIDWVTDRVAEVLNELARADAHP is encoded by the coding sequence ATGGACGGCTCGGTTCAACTGGAAATGCGTTACGGCGCCTCCAACTATGCGCCGCTGCCGGTCACGATCGTGCGTGGCAAGGGCGTCTATCTCTGGGACGACGGCGGGCGGCGCTACGTCGACATGATGGGCGCTTATTCAGCCGCAAGCTTCGGACATTCCCATCCCCGATTGGTGCAGGCGCTCACTGACCAGGCACGGCAACTGGACACGGTTTCGCGCGCTTATTTTAACGATCGCCTCGGAGTCTTTCTCGCCCGCGCCTGTCGTCTGACCGGGATGGACCTCGCGCTGCCGATGAACAGCGGCGCCGAAGCCGTGGAGACGGCGCTGAAAGCCGCGCGCAAATGGGCCTACAAGGTCAAGGGCGTGCCGGACGGCCGCGCCGAGATCATCGTGTGTGACGGCAACTTTCACGGCCGCACCATCGCCATCGTCGGCTTCTCGTCGGTGGCGCAGTATCGCGACGGATTCGGACCGTTTCCGCCTGGTTTCAGGTCGGTGCCGTTCGGCGACGCGGCGGCGCTTCGGGCCGCGATCACGCCGAATACCGCGGCCTTCCTGGTCGAGCCGATCCAGGGTGAAGGAGGCATCATCGTGCCGCCGTCCGGTTACCTCGCCGAGGTCGCGCACATCTGCCGGGAGCACGATGTCCTGCTGATCTGCGACGAGATCCAGTCCGGCCTCGGCCGCACCGGGAAGCTGCTGGCCTGCCAGCACGACGGCGTGACGCCAGACGCGGTGACGCTGGGCAAGGCGCTGGGCGGCGGACTTTTGCCGGTGTCGCTGTTTCTGGCGCGGCGCGAGGTGATGCGGGTGTTCAGCCCCGGCGACCATGGCAGCACCTTCGGCGGTAATCCGATTGCCGCCGCGGTCGGACTAGCCGCTCTTGATACGCTGATCGAGGAGGGACTGGTCGAGCGATCCGCGCGCCTTGGCGCGCATCTGCTCGCACGGCTCCGCGCGATCGAAAATCCCGTCATCCGCGAGGTGCGAGGTTGCGGGTTGTTCGCCGGCGTCGAACTGGATCGCGATTCAGCCAGCGCCGCCACGGTCGCGACGCAACTGTTGCGAGCCGGAGTCCTTACCAAGGACACTCACCGCAACACCATTCGTTTTGCGCCCCCGCTGATTATCGAGGAAACCCAGATCGACTGGGTGACGGACCGGGTCGCT
- a CDS encoding ATP-binding protein produces MTSITATLDAGLTLIRTALRRVLVANSRIGHAFNKWMPKGLYARALLIMIVPMVVLQSVVAFVFMERHWNTVTRRLSTAVVQDVAALIDVYKDYPQDKDRTTIRRIAQQRLGLVVDFLPPGDMPPPGPKPFFSLLDQSLSVQISRQIGKPFWIDTVGRSNLVEIRIQLDDAVMRVFAQRSAAYASNSEIFIFWMLGTSSILLFVAVLFLRNQIKPILRLADAAESFGKGREAPHFRPRGAREVRRAAQAFIEMKMRIERSIEQRTAMLAGVSHDLRTILTRFKLELALIGDSPDVDGMRKDVDEMHGMLEAYLAFARGDSGEQAQPTDMAAALEELRGDAERNGHAATAIFNGLPVATVKPAAFKRCLGNLVSNAARYAETIAIIGHRDHRWLTVMVDDDGPGIPQDMREEVFKPFVRLDSARNQDEGGSGLGLAIARDIARSHGGDITLGDSPMGGLRATVRVPV; encoded by the coding sequence TTGACCTCGATCACGGCCACGCTCGATGCCGGTCTGACGCTGATCCGCACGGCGTTGCGGCGTGTGCTGGTCGCCAATAGCCGGATCGGGCACGCTTTCAACAAGTGGATGCCCAAGGGGCTCTATGCCCGTGCGCTGCTGATCATGATCGTTCCGATGGTGGTGCTGCAATCGGTGGTGGCCTTCGTGTTCATGGAGCGCCACTGGAATACGGTGACGCGGCGGCTCTCGACGGCGGTGGTGCAGGATGTCGCCGCGCTGATCGATGTCTACAAGGATTATCCGCAGGACAAGGACCGCACGACGATCCGGCGCATCGCGCAGCAGCGGCTCGGGCTGGTGGTCGATTTCCTGCCTCCGGGCGATATGCCGCCGCCGGGGCCGAAGCCGTTCTTCTCCCTGCTCGACCAGTCGCTGTCGGTGCAGATCAGCAGGCAGATAGGCAAGCCGTTCTGGATCGATACGGTCGGCCGCTCCAATCTGGTGGAAATCCGGATCCAGCTCGATGACGCCGTGATGCGGGTATTCGCGCAGCGCAGCGCCGCCTATGCCTCGAATTCGGAGATTTTCATTTTCTGGATGCTGGGCACGTCATCGATTCTGCTGTTCGTCGCCGTGCTTTTCCTTCGCAACCAGATCAAGCCGATCCTGCGGCTGGCGGACGCGGCCGAGAGTTTCGGCAAGGGCCGCGAGGCGCCGCATTTCCGTCCGCGCGGCGCCCGCGAGGTCCGCCGCGCGGCGCAGGCGTTCATCGAGATGAAGATGCGCATCGAGCGCAGCATCGAGCAGCGCACCGCGATGCTGGCCGGCGTGTCGCATGACCTGCGCACCATCCTGACCCGGTTCAAGCTGGAGCTAGCGCTGATCGGCGACAGTCCGGACGTCGACGGAATGCGGAAGGATGTCGACGAGATGCATGGGATGCTCGAAGCCTATCTCGCCTTCGCCCGCGGCGACAGCGGCGAGCAGGCGCAGCCGACCGACATGGCCGCCGCGCTCGAGGAATTGCGCGGCGATGCCGAACGCAACGGCCACGCCGCGACGGCGATATTCAACGGGCTTCCCGTCGCCACCGTCAAGCCGGCGGCGTTCAAGCGCTGCCTCGGCAATCTGGTGTCGAACGCGGCCCGATATGCCGAAACCATCGCCATCATCGGTCATCGCGATCATCGATGGCTCACCGTCATGGTCGACGATGACGGCCCTGGCATCCCGCAGGATATGCGCGAGGAGGTCTTCAAGCCGTTTGTGCGGCTCGATAGCGCGCGCAATCAGGACGAGGGCGGCTCCGGCCTCGGCCTCGCCATCGCGCGGGACATCGCGCGTTCGCACGGCGGTGACATCACGCTCGGTGACAGTCCGATGGGTGGCCTGCGCGCGACCGTGCGGGTGCCGGTGTAA
- a CDS encoding response regulator, giving the protein MAGIARARVKLADDAPHLLLVDDDRRIRDLLSRFLTGEGYRVTTAMSAKAARSKLLGLYFDLLILDVMMPGETGFDLARSVRASSPVPIIMLTALHEAENRIEGLQIGADDYLAKPFEPRELVLRIGNILKRTMPMPTSQSESIAFGPYVYHLERGELRQGDDVIHLTDREREMLRVLAATPGETVRRGDLNGGGTVNERAVDVQINRLRRKIERDPANPLFLQAVRGVGYRLVAAP; this is encoded by the coding sequence ATGGCAGGGATTGCGCGGGCGCGGGTGAAGCTGGCCGACGACGCGCCGCATCTGCTGCTGGTCGACGACGACCGGCGTATCCGGGATCTGCTGTCGCGTTTTCTGACCGGGGAGGGGTACCGCGTCACCACCGCCATGAGCGCCAAGGCCGCCCGTTCGAAACTGCTCGGTCTGTATTTCGACCTGTTGATCCTGGACGTCATGATGCCCGGCGAAACCGGCTTCGATCTTGCCCGGTCCGTCCGGGCCTCGTCTCCGGTGCCGATCATCATGCTGACGGCCTTGCATGAGGCCGAGAACCGCATCGAGGGTTTGCAGATCGGCGCAGATGACTATCTCGCCAAGCCGTTCGAGCCGCGCGAGCTGGTGCTGCGGATCGGAAATATTCTCAAGCGCACGATGCCGATGCCGACCTCGCAAAGTGAATCGATCGCGTTCGGGCCGTATGTCTATCATCTGGAGCGCGGCGAGCTGCGGCAGGGCGACGACGTCATTCATCTCACCGATCGCGAGCGCGAAATGCTGCGCGTGCTTGCGGCCACGCCGGGCGAGACGGTTCGCCGCGGCGACCTCAACGGCGGCGGCACCGTCAACGAGCGCGCCGTCGATGTTCAGATCAACCGGTTGCGGCGGAAGATCGAGCGCGATCCCGCCAATCCGCTGTTCCTTCAGGCGGTGCGCGGCGTGGGCTATCGTCTGGTCGCAGCCCCTTGA
- a CDS encoding MarR family winged helix-turn-helix transcriptional regulator produces the protein MAGRPEAPDRRSEETRWDIIELLFFAYRDFVGDPDHVLEEFGFGRAHHRVMHFVHRYPSLTVADLLDVLRITKQSLGRVLKQLLDEGYIVQKAGAADRRQRLLFATPKGEALVAQLAGLQTDRIKRALRGLDASDAEVVRQFLLGMIDHDDPDKVLEAILRADGKMVKA, from the coding sequence ATGGCGGGCCGGCCCGAAGCGCCGGACCGGCGATCGGAAGAGACCCGTTGGGACATCATCGAACTGCTGTTCTTCGCCTATCGCGATTTCGTCGGCGATCCCGATCACGTGCTTGAGGAATTCGGATTCGGCCGCGCGCATCATCGCGTCATGCATTTCGTCCACCGTTACCCCTCGCTCACCGTCGCCGATCTGCTCGATGTGCTGCGGATCACCAAGCAATCGCTGGGGCGGGTGCTGAAGCAACTCCTCGACGAAGGCTATATCGTGCAGAAGGCCGGTGCCGCCGACCGCCGACAGCGCCTTCTTTTCGCCACCCCGAAAGGCGAGGCGCTGGTAGCGCAGCTCGCGGGCCTTCAGACCGATCGCATCAAACGCGCGCTGCGAGGCCTCGACGCATCCGACGCCGAGGTGGTGCGTCAGTTTTTGCTCGGGATGATCGATCACGATGATCCCGACAAGGTGCTGGAGGCGATCCTGCGGGCCGATGGCAAGATGGTGAAGGCATGA
- a CDS encoding branched-chain amino acid aminotransferase: MRASFEKIEGAKSLPFDVQPAAEPTPATVRAEKLANPGFGRVFTDHMAMVSYNQAEGWHGARVAARASFPLDPATAVLHYAQEIFEGLKAYKRDDGGVNLFRPDANARRFRNSAERMAMAPLPETVFIEAIEQLVRIDQDWIPGGEGSLYLRPFMIANEVFLGVKPSAAYIFAVIASPVGSYFKGGPAPISIWVSEDYTRAAVGGTGAVKCGGNYAASLRAQAEAIDRGCDQVVFLDAIERRYVEELGGMNVFFVFDDGSLSTPPLGTILPGITRDSIITLARDSGTPVREEPYTIDQWRSDAASGKLREAFACGTAAVISPIGKVCSAHGDFTINGGAAGPVAMGFRKKLVDIQYGRATDPHRWTRKVL, encoded by the coding sequence ATGAGAGCTTCGTTCGAAAAAATCGAGGGTGCAAAGTCGCTGCCATTCGACGTTCAACCGGCGGCCGAACCGACGCCGGCGACCGTGCGCGCCGAAAAGCTCGCGAATCCAGGCTTCGGACGGGTGTTCACCGATCACATGGCCATGGTGAGCTACAATCAGGCGGAGGGCTGGCACGGGGCGAGGGTCGCGGCGCGCGCCAGCTTTCCGCTCGATCCGGCCACGGCCGTCCTGCACTACGCACAGGAGATTTTCGAAGGTCTCAAGGCGTACAAGCGTGACGACGGCGGCGTCAACCTGTTCCGACCCGACGCCAATGCGAGGCGCTTCCGCAATTCGGCCGAGCGCATGGCGATGGCGCCGCTGCCCGAGACCGTTTTCATCGAGGCCATCGAGCAGCTGGTGCGCATCGACCAGGACTGGATTCCGGGCGGCGAAGGCAGCCTCTACCTTCGGCCTTTCATGATCGCGAACGAGGTCTTCCTCGGCGTCAAGCCGTCCGCCGCGTACATCTTCGCCGTCATCGCCTCGCCGGTCGGCTCCTATTTCAAGGGCGGTCCCGCGCCCATCTCGATCTGGGTGTCCGAAGACTACACGCGCGCGGCGGTCGGCGGCACGGGCGCCGTCAAGTGCGGCGGAAACTACGCCGCCAGCCTGCGCGCGCAGGCCGAGGCCATTGATCGCGGCTGCGATCAGGTGGTTTTCCTGGATGCGATCGAGCGGCGCTACGTCGAGGAACTCGGCGGCATGAACGTGTTCTTCGTTTTCGATGACGGTTCCCTTTCGACGCCGCCGCTGGGGACCATCCTGCCGGGCATCACGCGCGATTCGATCATCACGCTCGCAAGGGATTCCGGCACGCCTGTGCGCGAGGAACCCTACACGATCGACCAGTGGCGCAGCGACGCCGCCAGCGGCAAACTCCGTGAAGCCTTCGCATGCGGCACCGCCGCCGTCATCTCGCCGATCGGCAAGGTGTGTTCGGCGCACGGCGACTTCACCATCAATGGCGGCGCCGCCGGCCCCGTCGCGATGGGCTTTCGCAAGAAGCTGGTCGATATCCAGTACGGCCGCGCGACCGACCCGCACAGGTGGACCCGCAAGGTGCTGTGA
- a CDS encoding MATE family efflux transporter, with translation MLPDARHSASSRDAWLGEFRVTLALGWPLVLTNVAQIALTTTDVIVLGRVGPSALAAGTLGVNLYFAILIFGIGVVTASSPMMAEAFGRKLHTVRDVRRTFRQGMWASVLIAAPSWLLLWHTEAILLLFHQEPRLAADAQVFVRALQWGMLPTLGFIVFRSFFAALERPLSAMMVTAAAILFNVAANWVLVFGHLGLPPLGLLGSGIATTLSNIFLFAGVALVASLGRSFRRYHLFGNWWRADWPRFLALWRVGLPIGAALAFEITVFNAAVFLMGQFGTASIAAHAIAIQIASVSFMVPMGLAQAATVRVGRAYGAEDVDGVTRAGWVSFTLAISFMATTSVLMIAAPRFLISAFVDVNDAANAEVIGLAVSFLTCAAVFQIADGAQVVGAGMLRGLQDTRVPMIYAGLGYWGFGMSLSLLFAFKLGFEGTGIWIGLAAGLVAVAILMMSRWIRRERLGLVPLKELRCREPDPETSGHRPRKRAIHSLE, from the coding sequence ATGCTGCCTGACGCCCGCCACAGCGCCTCTTCGCGTGACGCCTGGCTCGGAGAATTCCGGGTGACGCTGGCGCTCGGCTGGCCTCTGGTCCTCACCAATGTCGCGCAAATCGCGCTGACCACCACCGACGTGATCGTGCTGGGCCGGGTTGGTCCTTCCGCGCTGGCGGCGGGAACCCTTGGCGTCAATCTGTACTTCGCGATCCTGATTTTCGGTATCGGCGTCGTCACGGCGTCGTCGCCGATGATGGCCGAAGCGTTTGGCCGCAAGCTGCATACGGTGCGCGACGTGCGGCGGACGTTCCGTCAGGGGATGTGGGCGTCGGTTCTGATCGCGGCGCCGAGCTGGTTGCTGCTTTGGCATACCGAAGCGATCCTGCTTCTGTTTCATCAGGAGCCGCGGCTTGCCGCCGACGCCCAGGTGTTCGTGCGCGCGTTGCAATGGGGCATGCTGCCGACGCTCGGTTTCATCGTGTTTCGCTCGTTCTTCGCCGCGCTTGAGCGGCCGCTGTCGGCGATGATGGTGACAGCGGCCGCGATCCTGTTCAACGTTGCCGCCAACTGGGTGCTGGTGTTCGGCCATCTCGGTCTGCCGCCGCTCGGTCTCTTGGGGTCAGGCATCGCAACGACCTTGTCGAACATTTTCCTGTTCGCGGGGGTGGCGTTGGTCGCGAGTCTTGGCCGCAGCTTCCGCCGCTATCATCTGTTCGGCAACTGGTGGCGCGCCGACTGGCCGCGTTTCCTCGCGCTATGGCGGGTCGGTCTGCCGATCGGCGCGGCGCTCGCTTTCGAGATCACGGTTTTCAACGCCGCGGTGTTCCTGATGGGACAATTCGGCACGGCCTCGATCGCGGCCCACGCCATTGCGATTCAGATCGCGTCGGTGTCTTTCATGGTCCCGATGGGGCTGGCGCAGGCTGCGACGGTGCGTGTCGGCCGCGCCTACGGCGCGGAAGATGTCGATGGCGTCACCCGCGCAGGATGGGTGTCGTTTACACTGGCGATTTCCTTCATGGCCACGACCAGCGTGCTGATGATCGCCGCGCCGCGATTCTTGATCAGCGCGTTCGTCGACGTCAACGATGCGGCGAACGCCGAGGTGATCGGGCTGGCGGTGTCGTTCCTCACTTGCGCGGCGGTGTTTCAGATCGCCGACGGCGCGCAGGTGGTCGGCGCCGGCATGTTGCGCGGCTTGCAGGATACCCGCGTGCCGATGATCTATGCTGGCCTAGGATATTGGGGCTTCGGCATGTCGTTGAGTCTGCTGTTCGCCTTCAAGCTCGGGTTCGAGGGCACCGGCATCTGGATTGGCCTGGCGGCGGGCCTCGTGGCCGTGGCCATCCTGATGATGTCGCGCTGGATCAGGCGCGAACGGCTCGGCCTCGTGCCGCTGAAAGAGCTGCGGTGTCGCGAACCTGACCCGGAAACAAGCGGCCATCGTCCGCGCAAGCGGGCGATCCACTCACTGGAGTGA
- the prmB gene encoding 50S ribosomal protein L3 N(5)-glutamine methyltransferase, which produces MAKTAARGGRSKAATSGSGRKRPTARVAAKAANSAVAGTSAPELETIFDYVRHAADRLQRAHVIFAHGTTDPVAEAAFLVGEAMQLHPDEVEPQATLRVPKAAGRRILAWIEQRIATRKPAAYLVNRMYMRGLPFYVDERVIVPRSFIGEILDSHFGGDDVLCLRDPATLTRVLDLCTGSGCLAILAARAFPNATVDATDLSADALAVAARNVREHGLDDRIQLAQGDLFAAVRGRRYDLIISNPPYVDAEGMAGLPRECLVEPRMAFDGGTEGIDLVRRIIDRAETHLAPGGGLLCEVGRCKPAIEKAYPRADLLWLDTEESEGEVFWIDAAGLDGLSA; this is translated from the coding sequence ATGGCGAAGACCGCCGCGCGCGGCGGGCGATCGAAAGCCGCGACTTCCGGCTCAGGCCGAAAACGCCCGACGGCGCGGGTCGCCGCAAAGGCTGCGAACTCCGCTGTTGCCGGAACGTCGGCTCCAGAACTCGAGACGATTTTCGACTATGTTCGCCATGCCGCCGACCGGCTCCAGCGCGCACATGTCATTTTCGCCCACGGCACCACCGATCCGGTCGCCGAGGCCGCCTTCCTGGTCGGCGAGGCCATGCAGTTGCATCCGGACGAGGTCGAACCGCAGGCCACCCTGCGGGTGCCGAAGGCGGCAGGCCGGCGCATCCTCGCCTGGATCGAACAGCGCATCGCTACCCGCAAGCCCGCCGCCTATCTCGTCAACAGGATGTATATGCGAGGCCTGCCGTTTTATGTCGACGAGCGGGTGATCGTGCCGCGTTCGTTCATCGGTGAAATCCTGGACTCGCATTTCGGCGGCGATGATGTGTTGTGTCTGCGCGATCCCGCGACCCTAACACGCGTGCTCGATCTCTGCACCGGCTCGGGATGTCTCGCCATTCTCGCGGCGCGCGCCTTTCCCAATGCGACCGTGGATGCGACCGACCTGTCGGCGGACGCACTCGCCGTCGCCGCGCGCAACGTCCGCGAGCACGGCCTCGACGATCGCATTCAACTTGCGCAAGGCGATCTTTTCGCGGCGGTCAGGGGCAGGCGCTACGACCTGATCATCTCCAATCCGCCTTATGTCGATGCCGAGGGGATGGCTGGACTGCCCCGGGAATGTCTTGTCGAGCCGCGGATGGCGTTCGACGGCGGCACTGAGGGCATCGATCTGGTGCGGCGGATCATCGACCGCGCTGAAACCCATCTCGCGCCTGGCGGCGGGCTGTTGTGCGAGGTCGGGCGCTGCAAGCCGGCGATCGAGAAGGCCTATCCGCGCGCGGATTTGCTCTGGCTCGATACCGAGGAGTCCGAGGGCGAGGTGTTCTGGATCGATGCGGCGGGTCTTGACGGTCTGTCTGCGTGA
- a CDS encoding molybdenum cofactor biosynthesis protein MoaE — translation MTVPITIRLQEADFDLAHEVAALSRGRTDIGAVVTFSGICRGDEDGETIAALTLEHYPGMAEAEIARHAEEAVSRWPLTGITVIHRYGRIVPGENIVLVVTASSHREAAFQGAEFLMDYLKTKAPFWKREEGASGSGWVDAHDRDDTAAARWAKP, via the coding sequence ATGACCGTTCCCATCACCATACGCCTGCAGGAAGCCGACTTCGACCTCGCGCATGAGGTTGCCGCGCTGTCGCGCGGCCGCACCGATATCGGCGCGGTCGTGACTTTTAGCGGCATCTGCCGGGGCGATGAGGATGGCGAGACGATCGCCGCGCTGACACTCGAACATTATCCGGGCATGGCGGAGGCCGAGATCGCGCGTCATGCCGAGGAGGCGGTTTCGCGCTGGCCGCTCACCGGCATCACCGTCATTCACCGCTACGGCCGAATTGTGCCGGGTGAGAACATCGTTCTGGTGGTGACCGCGTCCTCTCATCGTGAGGCCGCGTTCCAGGGCGCCGAGTTCCTGATGGATTATCTGAAAACGAAAGCGCCGTTCTGGAAACGGGAGGAGGGCGCCTCCGGCTCCGGTTGGGTTGACGCCCACGACCGCGACGACACCGCTGCGGCGCGTTGGGCCAAGCCCTGA
- the moaD gene encoding molybdopterin converting factor subunit 1 → MKVLYFAWVRERVGKAEEALDPPPAVATVADLIAWLSQRGEEYAYAFEKPKVIRAAIDRMHVNQDTAIAGAREIAFFPPMTGG, encoded by the coding sequence ATGAAGGTGCTCTACTTCGCCTGGGTGCGCGAGCGGGTCGGCAAGGCCGAGGAAGCGCTCGATCCGCCGCCGGCCGTCGCGACGGTTGCTGACCTGATCGCGTGGTTGTCGCAGCGGGGTGAGGAATATGCCTACGCCTTCGAGAAACCGAAGGTGATCCGCGCCGCCATCGACCGGATGCATGTCAACCAGGACACGGCGATTGCGGGCGCGCGTGAGATCGCCTTCTTTCCGCCGATGACCGGCGGCTGA
- the pgsA gene encoding CDP-diacylglycerol--glycerol-3-phosphate 3-phosphatidyltransferase has product MNTATSQATAKHMLSLPNILTYARIAAIPVVVGCVYAQSIMDGPLQLRWVALGVFVAAAVTDFFDGYYARIWDQQSALGKMLDPIADKLLVASCLLMLAADGIIHGWTLWAAIVILCREILVSGLREYLAALRVSVPVTKLAKWKTTVQLVAIGFLLAGEAGDLIFPFVTQIGLLLLWISAILTIYTGWDYFHAGIHHLMEEDEK; this is encoded by the coding sequence ATGAACACTGCAACCAGCCAGGCGACCGCGAAGCACATGCTGTCGCTACCGAATATCCTTACCTACGCCCGCATCGCCGCGATCCCGGTGGTGGTGGGCTGCGTCTATGCGCAATCGATCATGGACGGGCCGTTGCAGTTGCGCTGGGTGGCGCTCGGCGTGTTTGTCGCGGCCGCCGTGACCGACTTTTTCGACGGCTATTATGCGCGGATCTGGGATCAGCAGTCCGCCCTCGGCAAGATGCTCGATCCGATCGCGGACAAGCTTCTGGTTGCGTCCTGCCTGCTGATGCTGGCCGCGGACGGCATCATCCACGGCTGGACGCTGTGGGCGGCGATCGTGATCCTGTGCCGCGAGATTCTCGTTTCGGGGCTTCGCGAATATCTGGCAGCGCTGCGCGTCAGCGTGCCGGTCACCAAGCTCGCGAAGTGGAAGACCACCGTGCAGCTGGTTGCGATCGGGTTTCTGCTCGCGGGAGAGGCCGGCGACCTGATATTCCCGTTCGTGACCCAGATCGGACTTCTGTTGTTATGGATTTCGGCGATCCTCACCATCTATACAGGCTGGGACTATTTCCATGCCGGCATTCACCACCTCATGGAGGAGGATGAGAAATGA